From the genome of bacterium:
GTTCTGTCTTGCAAACTCAACCTTCAAGGCATTGTGATAGATGCTCTCCAGAAAACCAGGCCCTAACTCTTTATGGACATTAATACAGGCATTAATAATCCTATCAGTTAACTCTTCTTTTCTCCACACTTCTCCATTTTCTCCCTTTCTCCTTATTTTTTATATCCTACCTGAACTCTTACAAAAATAGAAATACATTCTCTTGTTGAATCAGATGATGTAGCAAAATATCTTCTTTTTTCTTTAACAGACTTTTTGCCATTCCCTTCAGCCAAATTATTAGTAATTGACAAGCCTGCACGAATTAAATTATTTCCTATAGAATATTTATATTCCGGATCTAACTTCTTATAGACTTTAAATATTTTGTCTATAAAATCTAAGGCTTTTTGATAAACTTTCAGATTTTCAAAATCAAATTTAAATTCTTCCATCTTTGGTTATTCCACTCTGGTTTCTGTTCTCTGGTTTCTGTTCTCTGGTTTCTGTTCTCTGGTTTCTGTTCTCTGGTTTCTGTTCTCTGGTTTCTGTTCTCTGGTTTCTGTTCTCTGGTTTCTGGTTTCTCTTATAAAATCATCTAATTACTCCTAATTTTCCAACTACAGAGGCACCGCTACTATCATAAGCAACATAGATATAAATTCCACTACTGACTAATTTACCGGCATCATTTCGTAAGTTCCATCGCCAACCGCTATAATCTATTTCCGAGTTTTTGGATTCACGAACCAATTCACCCGCAATGGTATAAATTTCAACCTTATTCACACCCATGAATGTTATAACTTCATAATCACCACCCGCACCAAGCTCACCATTCTCTAATACTCCATCGTTGTCTTTAAAAGGATTTGGTGAGATACTGAATTCGTTTAAAGTAGCGGCATACAGTCCAATTCTAAAGACAGAGAAGTGTTCTACTTGAACCGTCACACGATTATTGACTACATCTGGCGTTCCTCCAACTACTACCCATTTATTTTCCCGCAAC
Proteins encoded in this window:
- a CDS encoding GxxExxY protein, with product MWRKEELTDRIINACINVHKELGPGFLESIYHNALKVEFARQN
- a CDS encoding four helix bundle protein — translated: MEEFKFDFENLKVYQKALDFIDKIFKVYKKLDPEYKYSIGNNLIRAGLSITNNLAEGNGKKSVKEKRRYFATSSDSTRECISIFVRVQVGYKK